One Mytilus trossulus isolate FHL-02 chromosome 5, PNRI_Mtr1.1.1.hap1, whole genome shotgun sequence DNA segment encodes these proteins:
- the LOC134718978 gene encoding uncharacterized protein LOC134718978 encodes MASDDVLREGVRTNLEAWAKKLDCGGDLEKQNHFKKLFIKRLQNSPVAIETDKANEQHYEVPTEFFKTVLGKRLKYSCCYWTEMTKTLEEAEVESLKIYCESAKITDGLSVLDLGCGWGSLGLFILQTYPKCQVTCVSNSNTQRRHIETEALKMGVADRLDCITADANFFSTNKRFDRIMSIEMFEHMKNYEILMQRVSSWLKPSGYLFIQVLCHRQHAYAFDTKPGSDTEWMAKNFFTGGTMPSADLFLYFQKDIYVVDHWVWNGQNYSKTLEAWLEKTDLNIDKVKDIFRNNYGDEADKQLFNWRLFFIFCSEVFGFKGGNEWPVALYLFKKHLSSSL; translated from the exons gTGTGAGAACAAATTTAGAAGCATGGGCAAAGAAGCTGGATTGTGGGGGAGACTTGGAGAAACAAAATCACTTCAAGAAACTATTCAtcaaaagattacaaaattcTCCTGTTGCCATAGAAACAGACAAGGCAAACGAACAACATTACGAAGTTCCAacagaattttttaaaaca GTTCTAGGGAAGAGATTGAAGTATAGTTGCTGCTACTGGACAGAAATGACGAAAACTTTAGAGGAAG CTGAAGTTGAATCTTTGAAGATTTATTGTGAATCAGCTAAAATAACAGATGGTTTGTCAGTATTG GATTTAGGATGTGGATGGGGATCTTTAGGACTGTTCATCTTACAAACATATCCCAAATGTCAAGTCACATGTGTTTCCAACTCTAATACACAGAGAAGACACATTGAGACAGAGGCTCTGAAGATGGGCGTGGCTGACAGATTAGACTGTATCACTGCGGATGCCAACTTCTTTTCTACAAACAAAAGATTTGACAGAATCATGTCAATAGAAATGTTTGAG CATATGAAAAATTACGAGATACTAATGCAGAGGGTGTCGTCATGGCTGAAACCTTCTGGTTACCTGTTCATTCAGGTCTTGTGTCACAGACAACATGCCTACgcatttgataccaaaccggGATCAGATACAGAATGGATGGCTAAAAACTTTTTTACTGGAGGAACTATGCCGTCCGCAGATTTGTTCTTGTATTTTCAG aaagaTATATATGTGGTAGATCACTGGGTTTGGAATGGGCAGAACTACAGCAAAACATTGGAGGCGTGGCTTGAGAAGACTGACCTTAATATTGACAAGGTCAAAGATATATTTAGAAACAATTATGGTGATGAGGCAGACAAACAGTTATTTAATTGGcgattgttttttattttttgttcagaaGTTTTTGGATTCAAAGGTGGCAACGAATGGCCTGTagctttatatttgtttaaaaaacatcTTAGTAGTTCTTTATGA